A single genomic interval of Haloterrigena salifodinae harbors:
- a CDS encoding DNA-binding protein, whose amino-acid sequence MSDAPDEEKLEELRQKKMEQLQEQADGQQGGSQEAAKQQAEAQKKAVLRQHLTDDARKRLNTVKMSKPQFGEQVERQVVSLARSGRMQGKIDDEKMKQLLQELKPDSQSFDIKRR is encoded by the coding sequence ATGAGCGATGCACCCGACGAGGAGAAACTCGAGGAGCTGCGACAGAAGAAAATGGAGCAGCTACAGGAGCAGGCCGACGGCCAGCAGGGTGGCTCGCAGGAGGCCGCCAAACAACAGGCCGAGGCCCAGAAGAAGGCCGTCCTCCGCCAGCACCTGACCGACGACGCCCGCAAGCGGCTCAACACGGTCAAGATGAGCAAACCGCAGTTCGGCGAACAGGTCGAACGACAGGTCGTCAGCCTGGCCCGCAGCGGCCGTATGCAGGGCAAGATCGACGACGAGAAGATGAAACAGCTCCTCCAGGAGCTGAAACCCGACTCCCAGAGCTTCGATATCAAGCGGCGCTGA
- a CDS encoding DUF7123 family protein, which translates to MSMSTTAQPSTDSKERRLKRYLRDRAEDGELYFKGKFIADDVGMSPKEIGALMVKLSESATDLEIEKWSYTSATTWRVESA; encoded by the coding sequence ATGTCGATGAGCACGACAGCCCAACCCTCCACGGACAGCAAGGAACGACGCCTGAAACGATATCTCCGCGACCGCGCCGAAGACGGAGAGCTATACTTCAAGGGCAAGTTCATTGCTGACGACGTCGGGATGTCCCCCAAGGAGATCGGCGCGCTGATGGTCAAACTCTCGGAGTCGGCTACCGACCTCGAGATCGAGAAGTGGTCGTACACGAGCGCAACCACCTGGCGCGTCGAATCGGCCTGA
- a CDS encoding CapA family protein, which yields MIRRIGFTGDVMPGRLVDDRQRQRSVDAVWGNVRERLRDLDALVINLECVLSTRGSEWRRTHRPFHFRADPDWAVPALERAGVDVCALANNHVLDYEEVALRDTLEHVDEAGIARAGAGETIDEALDPAVVTVDGSGSDETDGLELAVVSFTDNTPEYAADEESPGTAWIDVDVDDEKTRERVREALSRARETDPDLLVSSLHWGPNMVTEPPDSFRAFGRWLVEEGVDVIHGHSAHVFQGIEVYDGAPIVYDAGDFVDDYAVDDELRNDRGFLFELAVTEDGTPTELRLEPTEIDGCAVHEASPDAAAWARDRMRELSAPFGTAFDRDGEALVLALES from the coding sequence ATGATCCGGCGAATCGGTTTCACCGGCGACGTCATGCCCGGGCGACTGGTCGACGACCGCCAGCGCCAGCGGTCGGTCGACGCGGTCTGGGGGAACGTCCGCGAGCGCCTCCGGGATCTCGACGCGCTCGTGATCAACCTCGAGTGCGTGCTCTCGACGCGCGGGAGCGAGTGGCGGCGGACTCACCGCCCGTTTCACTTCCGCGCGGACCCCGACTGGGCGGTTCCGGCCCTCGAGCGCGCCGGCGTCGACGTCTGCGCGCTCGCGAACAACCACGTGTTAGACTACGAGGAGGTGGCGCTGCGAGACACGCTCGAGCACGTGGACGAGGCCGGGATCGCGCGAGCCGGCGCGGGAGAGACGATCGACGAGGCGCTCGATCCGGCGGTCGTAACCGTCGACGGCAGCGGGAGCGACGAAACCGACGGCCTCGAGCTGGCCGTCGTTTCGTTCACCGACAACACGCCCGAGTACGCGGCCGACGAGGAGTCGCCCGGAACCGCGTGGATCGACGTCGATGTCGACGACGAGAAAACGCGAGAGCGGGTCCGCGAGGCGCTCTCCCGCGCCCGCGAAACGGATCCCGACCTGCTGGTCTCCTCGCTACACTGGGGGCCGAACATGGTCACCGAACCGCCCGACTCGTTCCGGGCGTTCGGCCGCTGGCTGGTCGAGGAGGGCGTCGACGTGATCCACGGCCACAGCGCCCACGTCTTCCAGGGGATCGAGGTCTACGATGGCGCGCCGATCGTCTACGACGCGGGCGATTTCGTCGACGACTACGCGGTCGACGACGAGTTGCGCAATGACCGCGGGTTTCTGTTCGAACTCGCGGTGACCGAGGACGGGACGCCGACCGAACTGCGACTCGAGCCGACCGAGATCGACGGCTGTGCCGTCCACGAGGCGAGCCCCGACGCCGCCGCGTGGGCTCGCGACCGAATGCGCGAGCTATCGGCCCCCTTCGGAACCGCGTTCGATCGCGACGGCGAGGCGCTGGTGTTGGCGCTCGAGTCGTAG
- a CDS encoding 30S ribosomal protein S19e: MATMYDVPADDLIEALADDLSDRLEEPEWGKFAKSGVANELPPEQEEFWATRAASLLRKVADRGPIGVERLSTEYGGAKGGSNRYQVAPDKRTDGSKNLIRTILQQLEEEDLVETAEGEGRRITAEGQSLLDDTAGEVLEELDRPELERYA, encoded by the coding sequence ATGGCTACGATGTACGACGTTCCGGCGGACGACCTCATCGAGGCGCTCGCCGACGATCTCTCGGATCGACTCGAGGAACCGGAATGGGGCAAGTTCGCCAAGAGCGGTGTCGCCAACGAGCTGCCGCCCGAACAGGAGGAGTTCTGGGCGACTCGCGCGGCGAGTCTCCTGCGGAAGGTCGCCGACCGCGGCCCGATCGGCGTCGAGCGACTCTCGACCGAGTACGGCGGCGCGAAGGGCGGTTCGAACCGCTACCAGGTCGCCCCCGACAAGCGCACCGACGGCTCGAAGAACCTCATCCGAACGATCCTCCAGCAGCTCGAAGAGGAAGACCTCGTCGAAACCGCCGAGGGTGAAGGCCGACGCATCACCGCCGAGGGTCAGAGCCTCCTCGACGACACCGCCGGCGAGGTCCTCGAGGAACTCGACCGTCCGGAACTCGAGCGCTACGCGTAA
- a CDS encoding site-2 protease family protein translates to MDDADVPRVGPSIDDDPSLGDGPPLERIESVFRVYEMRAEDDQLVYYGDPRTNPERTMEELWPVFREAGYDPQLTVRHGEYVLVAEPISIGIDGIPWTNILLLCATICSTLFVGAFWWYPGIDPFGGPIEILGAWPFSAAVLTVLGVHELGHYVMSRYHQVDASLPYFIPIPTIIGTMGAVIKLKGRMPNRKALFDIGIAGPLAGLVATVTIAVVGLHLPPVTIPEPVVQQAEESGFRLGIPPMLELIAAAIDQPLYLDDPSRNVNPVVIGAWVGMFVTFLNLIPVGQLDGGHILRAMIGDLHETVSALVPGALFALAGYLYYIGGYGLQTIFIWILWGFLATLLASAGGAQPVTDGRLGTWRQLLGVVTFGLGLLCFMPVPLEVIQ, encoded by the coding sequence ATGGACGACGCCGATGTCCCCCGGGTCGGTCCGTCGATCGACGACGACCCCTCGCTCGGGGACGGCCCGCCGCTCGAGCGTATCGAGTCGGTCTTTCGGGTCTACGAGATGCGGGCCGAGGACGATCAGCTGGTGTACTACGGCGATCCGCGTACCAATCCGGAGCGGACGATGGAGGAGCTGTGGCCGGTATTTCGCGAAGCGGGCTACGACCCGCAGTTGACGGTGCGCCACGGCGAGTACGTCCTCGTCGCCGAGCCGATCAGCATCGGGATTGACGGCATCCCATGGACTAACATCCTGTTGCTGTGTGCGACGATCTGTTCGACGCTGTTCGTCGGCGCCTTCTGGTGGTATCCGGGAATCGATCCGTTCGGGGGTCCGATCGAGATCCTCGGCGCGTGGCCGTTTTCGGCCGCGGTGCTGACGGTGCTCGGTGTCCACGAGCTGGGCCACTACGTGATGAGCCGCTACCATCAGGTCGACGCCTCCCTGCCGTACTTCATTCCCATCCCGACGATCATCGGGACGATGGGGGCGGTAATCAAGCTGAAGGGGCGGATGCCGAACCGAAAGGCCCTGTTCGACATCGGCATCGCCGGTCCGCTGGCGGGACTCGTCGCGACGGTCACTATCGCCGTCGTCGGACTCCACCTGCCGCCAGTGACGATCCCCGAACCGGTCGTGCAGCAGGCCGAAGAGAGCGGCTTCCGACTCGGGATCCCGCCGATGCTCGAACTGATCGCGGCGGCGATCGATCAGCCGCTGTATCTCGACGACCCGTCGCGAAACGTCAATCCGGTCGTCATCGGCGCCTGGGTCGGCATGTTCGTCACCTTCCTCAACCTGATCCCCGTCGGCCAGCTCGACGGCGGCCACATCCTGCGGGCGATGATCGGCGACCTCCACGAGACGGTCAGCGCGCTCGTCCCCGGCGCGCTGTTCGCCCTCGCCGGCTACCTGTACTACATCGGCGGCTACGGGCTGCAGACGATCTTCATCTGGATCCTCTGGGGGTTCCTGGCCACGCTCCTCGCGTCGGCGGGCGGAGCGCAGCCGGTCACCGACGGCCGGCTCGGTACCTGGCGGCAGCTACTGGGCGTCGTCACCTTCGGGCTCGGACTGCTCTGTTTCATGCCAGTCCCGCTCGAGGTCATCCAGTAG
- the thiL gene encoding thiamine-phosphate kinase, whose amino-acid sequence MDERAALSLLEGELEAAGDDAAVVDDLVITTDMLHERTDFPTGTTRYTAGWRAVGASLSDVAAMGADATAAVAAYAAPEFDRDELLAFVRGARDVCDRVDATYVGGDLDGHTEFTVSTTAVGRSDNPVRRSGAEPGDLLCVTGTLGRSAAGLELFERSARDNAGSDEDASSVDRANELFRFEPRVAAGAALAPHATAMMDSSDGLARSLHQLAEASDCGFAVDSGAVPVAEALFELADDEGTDAEPLERAITFGEDFELVVTLPESALETVRAAIDVDLSAIGSVTEPVEGITLDGEKLPDRGYTHGT is encoded by the coding sequence ATGGACGAACGCGCCGCCCTGTCGCTGCTGGAGGGCGAACTCGAGGCTGCCGGTGACGACGCGGCCGTCGTCGACGACCTGGTGATCACGACGGACATGCTCCACGAGCGGACGGATTTCCCGACGGGGACGACCCGCTACACGGCGGGCTGGCGTGCGGTCGGCGCGTCGCTGTCGGACGTCGCCGCGATGGGCGCCGACGCGACCGCCGCGGTCGCGGCCTACGCCGCCCCCGAATTCGACCGCGACGAACTCCTCGCGTTCGTTCGGGGCGCACGCGACGTCTGTGACCGTGTCGACGCGACCTACGTCGGCGGCGACCTCGACGGCCACACCGAGTTCACTGTCTCGACGACCGCGGTCGGCCGGAGCGACAACCCCGTCCGCCGTAGCGGGGCCGAACCCGGCGACCTGCTCTGTGTCACCGGGACGCTGGGCCGCAGCGCGGCCGGCCTCGAGTTGTTCGAACGCAGCGCTCGGGATAACGCCGGGAGCGACGAAGACGCCAGCAGCGTCGACCGGGCGAACGAGCTGTTTCGCTTCGAGCCCCGAGTCGCGGCCGGCGCGGCCCTCGCGCCCCACGCGACGGCGATGATGGACTCGAGCGACGGCCTTGCCCGGTCGCTCCACCAGCTCGCCGAGGCCAGCGACTGCGGCTTCGCGGTCGACTCAGGGGCGGTCCCCGTCGCCGAGGCGCTTTTCGAACTAGCTGACGACGAGGGGACGGACGCGGAGCCGCTCGAGCGCGCGATCACCTTCGGCGAGGACTTCGAACTCGTCGTGACGCTTCCGGAGTCGGCCCTCGAGACGGTGCGGGCGGCGATCGACGTCGACCTCTCGGCGATCGGGTCGGTCACGGAGCCGGTCGAGGGAATCACGCTGGACGGCGAGAAACTCCCGGATCGGGGCTATACCCACGGGACGTGA
- a CDS encoding DUF7411 family protein, with the protein MELGLLYSGGKDSTLAALLLEEFYDVTLVTAHFGVSDDWKHARETAASMGFEFERLELDADVAREAAATIREDGFPRNGIQRVHQHALERLADHEYDAIADGTRRDDRVPTISRAQAQSLEDRHDVDYIAPLSGFGRTAVDRLVEARLEVTVGPSEEIDRADYEAELRTIIADEGGPGAVDDCFPDHTQTYVTGVRRASE; encoded by the coding sequence ATGGAGCTGGGACTGCTCTACAGCGGCGGCAAGGACTCGACGCTCGCGGCCCTTCTCCTCGAGGAGTTCTACGACGTCACGCTGGTGACGGCCCACTTCGGCGTCAGCGACGACTGGAAACACGCCCGCGAGACCGCCGCCTCGATGGGATTCGAGTTCGAGCGACTCGAACTGGACGCCGATGTCGCTCGCGAGGCCGCGGCGACGATTCGAGAGGATGGCTTCCCCCGCAACGGCATCCAGCGGGTTCACCAGCACGCCCTCGAGCGACTGGCCGACCACGAGTACGACGCCATCGCCGACGGGACGCGCCGGGACGACCGCGTGCCGACGATCTCTCGCGCGCAGGCCCAGAGCCTAGAGGATCGCCACGATGTCGACTACATCGCACCGCTGTCGGGCTTCGGCCGCACCGCCGTCGATCGGCTGGTCGAGGCGCGACTCGAGGTGACCGTCGGCCCGAGCGAGGAGATCGATCGCGCCGACTACGAGGCGGAACTCCGGACGATCATCGCCGACGAGGGCGGCCCCGGGGCCGTCGACGACTGCTTCCCCGATCACACGCAGACGTACGTGACGGGCGTTCGGCGAGCGAGCGAATAA
- a CDS encoding molybdopterin synthase, whose translation MHVLGICDRGADRDAVERVCDRLVDRLEREGRVGVVRYDATIADGTAVHDSTTVGGDVSYELGADGDWAASGTGLGVGDALDRLASDCAYAVVVGVEDLRHPTVVVGTDDADEEGIIAAVEQSDDLDPDAVAAELESREPHETLHSLVDRIKRSPKADQAGAIATFTGRVRAKDDTDDARTQYLEFEKYEGVADERMAALETDLEARDGVLEVELYHRTGVVEDGEDIVFVVVLAGHREEAFRTVEDGINRLKDEVPLFKKEVTVEDEFWVHERS comes from the coding sequence ATGCACGTACTCGGCATCTGCGACCGCGGCGCGGACCGCGACGCCGTCGAGCGGGTCTGCGATCGCCTCGTCGATCGCCTCGAGCGGGAGGGACGCGTCGGCGTGGTCAGATACGACGCGACGATCGCGGACGGGACGGCCGTCCACGACTCGACGACGGTCGGCGGCGACGTCAGCTACGAGCTCGGCGCCGACGGCGACTGGGCCGCGTCCGGGACGGGACTGGGCGTCGGCGACGCCCTCGATCGGCTGGCGTCCGACTGCGCGTACGCCGTCGTCGTGGGCGTCGAGGATCTCCGCCATCCGACGGTCGTCGTCGGGACGGACGACGCGGACGAGGAGGGCATTATCGCGGCCGTCGAACAGTCCGACGACCTCGATCCCGACGCCGTCGCGGCCGAACTCGAGTCGCGCGAGCCCCACGAAACCCTCCACTCGCTGGTCGATCGCATCAAGCGGTCGCCGAAGGCCGATCAAGCGGGGGCGATCGCGACGTTCACCGGCCGCGTCCGCGCGAAGGACGACACCGACGACGCGCGCACCCAGTACCTCGAGTTCGAGAAGTACGAGGGCGTCGCCGACGAGCGAATGGCCGCCCTCGAGACGGATCTCGAGGCCCGCGACGGCGTTCTCGAGGTCGAACTCTACCACCGAACCGGCGTCGTCGAGGACGGCGAGGACATCGTTTTCGTCGTCGTTCTCGCCGGACACCGCGAGGAGGCGTTTCGGACCGTCGAAGACGGGATCAACCGGTTGAAAGACGAGGTGCCGCTGTTCAAGAAAGAAGTGACAGTCGAGGACGAATTCTGGGTTCACGAACGAAGTTAG
- the pyrH gene encoding UMP kinase: MKVVVSIGGSVLVPEPGADRVAEHAAVVEDLIADGCRVGAVVGGGGVARDYISAARDLGANEIELDQLGIDVTRLNARLLIAALSEESVTAPALDYEEASEALRRDDICIMGGVAPAQTTDAVGAALAEYIDADLLVYATSVPGVYSADPNEDDDATKYDSLSAAELVDAIAGLEMNAGASAPVDLLAAKIIERSGMRTIVLDGTDPDRIARAVRYGDHDGTDVIPEGAGEEPTYWAADEQ; this comes from the coding sequence ATGAAAGTGGTCGTCTCTATCGGCGGGAGCGTGCTCGTGCCCGAGCCGGGCGCGGATCGGGTGGCCGAACACGCGGCCGTCGTCGAAGACCTTATCGCGGACGGCTGTCGCGTTGGTGCCGTCGTCGGGGGCGGCGGCGTCGCCCGCGACTACATCTCGGCGGCCCGCGATCTGGGGGCGAACGAAATCGAACTCGATCAGCTCGGAATCGACGTCACGCGGCTCAACGCGCGCCTGCTCATCGCCGCGTTGAGCGAGGAGTCCGTGACCGCGCCGGCGCTGGACTACGAGGAGGCCAGCGAGGCGCTCCGCCGGGACGATATCTGTATCATGGGCGGCGTCGCGCCGGCCCAGACCACCGACGCGGTCGGCGCCGCGCTGGCGGAGTACATCGACGCCGATCTGCTCGTCTACGCGACCAGCGTCCCCGGCGTCTACAGTGCCGACCCGAACGAGGACGACGACGCGACCAAGTACGACTCCCTCTCCGCGGCGGAGCTGGTCGACGCCATCGCCGGCCTCGAGATGAACGCCGGCGCCTCGGCGCCCGTCGACCTGCTGGCGGCGAAGATCATCGAGCGCTCGGGGATGCGGACGATCGTCCTCGACGGCACCGATCCCGACCGGATCGCCCGCGCCGTTCGCTACGGCGACCACGACGGGACCGATGTCATCCCCGAGGGAGCGGGCGAGGAACCGACCTACTGGGCCGCCGACGAGCAATGA
- a CDS encoding sensor histidine kinase, which produces MQRLEEDDWVADVGKQLPVSPLSILGFVLAATIGVRIAGETLSTRTILESIFPLVIATAVILADRFLVAQDVSARDRLTVFAYSLGGFLAAFIVAALHLYIAYLDGLGSRSPLFLLLMSGTMGVGAGTVAGIYDIKQRAATREARRQSERLEEFASVVSHDLRNPLSVARGRLDAAFQTGNADHLKEVDAALTRMDELIEESLSVARSGTQVEETYEVPLEELAGDAWSSTATDEATYEVVDHRTLQVDPLRAKQLFENLFRNSIEHGREDITIRVGVCSGGFFVEDDGPGIPEDERDKILEQGYSTAEDGSGLGLAIVRAIADAHGWSVAVTESENGGARFEFTR; this is translated from the coding sequence GTGCAACGGCTCGAAGAGGATGACTGGGTCGCGGACGTCGGTAAACAGCTCCCGGTCTCGCCGCTGTCGATCCTCGGATTCGTCCTCGCCGCTACCATCGGCGTGCGGATCGCCGGCGAGACCCTCTCGACGAGGACGATACTCGAGAGCATCTTTCCGCTCGTGATCGCGACGGCGGTCATCCTCGCCGACCGGTTCCTCGTCGCGCAGGACGTCTCGGCGCGGGATCGACTTACCGTCTTCGCGTACAGTCTCGGCGGCTTTCTCGCCGCGTTCATTGTGGCGGCGTTACACCTTTACATCGCCTACCTCGACGGACTCGGCTCCCGCTCGCCGCTGTTCCTGTTGTTGATGAGCGGGACGATGGGCGTCGGCGCCGGCACCGTCGCCGGCATCTACGACATCAAACAGCGGGCCGCGACCCGCGAGGCGCGCCGGCAGAGCGAGCGCTTAGAGGAGTTCGCCAGCGTCGTCAGCCACGACCTCCGGAACCCCCTCAGCGTCGCGCGCGGGCGCCTCGATGCGGCCTTCCAAACCGGGAACGCCGACCACCTCAAGGAGGTCGACGCCGCCCTGACGCGGATGGACGAGCTGATCGAGGAGTCGCTGTCGGTCGCCCGCAGCGGGACCCAGGTCGAGGAGACTTACGAGGTGCCCCTCGAGGAACTCGCCGGCGACGCCTGGTCGTCGACCGCAACCGACGAGGCGACCTACGAGGTGGTCGACCACCGAACGCTCCAGGTCGATCCGCTGCGGGCGAAACAGCTCTTCGAGAACCTCTTTCGGAATTCGATCGAGCACGGCCGAGAGGACATCACCATCCGCGTCGGCGTCTGTTCGGGGGGCTTTTTCGTCGAAGACGACGGCCCTGGGATTCCCGAGGACGAACGCGACAAGATCTTAGAGCAGGGGTATTCGACGGCCGAGGACGGGTCCGGACTCGGGCTCGCGATCGTCCGCGCCATCGCGGACGCACACGGCTGGTCGGTCGCGGTCACGGAAAGCGAAAACGGCGGCGCGCGGTTCGAGTTCACGCGGTAG